DNA sequence from the Desulfallas thermosapovorans DSM 6562 genome:
GGTGTCACAATCAACATACATTCTCTTTCGACTCTATAATACAAATCCCTCCATATTTATACTAATCACCCACAAAAAACATATCTATCCAAACCCCTGACCCAGCCGGCCCAATTATCTTCTGTATCATCCCGGCCGGCCGCCGCTTCAGTGAACATATCCACCTGGGCATCCATCATGTCCAGTTGATGCAGGATGGCTGCCTCCAGGAACTTGGGCCTTTTGGGGGACTGCCACTCGTACTGCCCGTGGTGGCTGACAATCATATGCAATAATTTGAGGCGCAATGTCTTGGGAAAGCCTGGTACTTTTGCAATATAGCGGTTCACCAATTCCACCCCCAATATAATGTGCCCCAGCAGCCTTCCGGCATCGGTATATTCAATATCCGCCCGGGCGCGGAATTCTTCAATCTTGCCGATATCGTGCAGCAGTGCCCCGGTAATTAACAGATCCCGGTTAACTTGGGAATAAGCAGCCGCCGTCCCCTCGGCAGCTTTCACCATGCCCAGGCTATGTTCCCAAAGCCCGCCCAGCTTGGCATGGTGGTTTCGTTTGGCGGCAGGACTTGCGGCCAAGCACTGCAGCAGATTATGGTCATTGGCCATCAGCGTCAACAGTTGCTTTAAGTGCGGGTTACCGATGCTAGAGGCGATATTCAGCCAATCTTCCCACACCTTTTTGGCAGGTACCCCGGTGGACGGGATAAACCTTTCCGGAACCACTTCATCATCCGGGCATTTTCCCACCGCGGTAAGGTTTAGCTGGATGGTTCCCTTGTATTCGGCAACCCGGCCGCTTACCCTGACCACATCGCCGGCCCGGCAGCATTTATTAACCTCATCAGCCTGCTCCCACACTCGGCCTTCCACCTGGCCGGTTTTATTCGCCAGGGTTAGCC
Encoded proteins:
- a CDS encoding 3'-5' exoribonuclease YhaM family protein codes for the protein MKDTNINGLQPGDEVNGEFAVRSKKLLPYRDGTGCFLGLTLANKTGQVEGRVWEQADEVNKCCRAGDVVRVSGRVAEYKGTIQLNLTAVGKCPDDEVVPERFIPSTGVPAKKVWEDWLNIASSIGNPHLKQLLTLMANDHNLLQCLAASPAAKRNHHAKLGGLWEHSLGMVKAAEGTAAAYSQVNRDLLITGALLHDIGKIEEFRARADIEYTDAGRLLGHIILGVELVNRYIAKVPGFPKTLRLKLLHMIVSHHGQYEWQSPKRPKFLEAAILHQLDMMDAQVDMFTEAAAGRDDTEDNWAGWVRGLDRYVFCG